The following coding sequences are from one Ancylobacter sp. TS-1 window:
- a CDS encoding AtpZ/AtpI family protein has product MGDRDKADDQKGSTPSEVSDAELSGRLEGLGSALDKVQAERRAEEKASRVPDRTSSSAGMTLAFRLGSEFVAGVLVGAGLGWGIDRLLGIAPWGMIVLMLLGFGAGIVNMMRAAGEMGRKTPPGGGA; this is encoded by the coding sequence ATGGGCGACCGGGACAAGGCGGACGACCAGAAGGGCTCAACTCCGTCGGAGGTCTCCGATGCCGAGCTCTCCGGCAGGCTTGAGGGCCTCGGCAGTGCGCTGGACAAGGTGCAGGCCGAGCGCAGGGCCGAGGAGAAGGCGTCCCGCGTCCCGGACCGGACGTCCTCTTCGGCGGGCATGACGCTGGCTTTCCGGTTGGGAAGCGAGTTCGTCGCAGGGGTTCTGGTCGGTGCCGGCCTCGGCTGGGGGATCGACCGCCTTCTCGGCATCGCGCCGTGGGGCATGATCGTGTTGATGCTGCTCGGCTTCGGCGCCGGCATCGTGAACATGATGCGTGCCGCCGGTGAGATGGGCCGCAAGACGCCGCCCGGCGGTGGGGCATGA
- a CDS encoding F0F1 ATP synthase subunit A: MIDPIHQFQIIKIVELGKPGGIELAFTNSAAFMFGIVALVFFFLTFATRGRTLVPGRLQSLAELSYEFVASTVRGSAGNEGMKFFPLVFSLFIFVLTANFVGMIPYAFTVTSHIIVTAALALVVILTVIIYGFVRHGTHFLRLFVPSGVPAFLLPFMVVIELISFLSRPISLSLRLFANMLAGHIAMKVFAGFIVMMTASGVVGWFGAVLPLFMVVALTALEFLVAALQAYVFAVLTCIYLNDALHPGH; this comes from the coding sequence GTGATCGATCCGATCCATCAGTTCCAGATCATCAAGATCGTGGAGCTGGGGAAGCCCGGCGGCATCGAGCTCGCCTTCACCAATTCCGCCGCCTTCATGTTCGGCATCGTCGCGCTGGTGTTCTTCTTCCTCACCTTCGCCACGCGCGGGCGCACCCTGGTTCCCGGCCGGCTTCAGTCGCTGGCGGAACTCTCCTACGAATTCGTGGCCTCCACCGTGCGGGGCTCGGCGGGCAATGAGGGGATGAAGTTCTTCCCCCTCGTCTTCTCGCTCTTCATCTTCGTGCTGACGGCCAACTTCGTCGGCATGATCCCCTATGCCTTCACCGTGACCAGCCACATCATCGTCACCGCCGCGCTGGCGCTGGTGGTGATCCTGACCGTCATCATCTACGGCTTCGTGCGCCACGGCACCCACTTCCTGCGCCTGTTCGTGCCGTCGGGCGTGCCGGCCTTCCTGCTGCCGTTCATGGTGGTGATCGAGCTGATCTCCTTCCTGTCGCGTCCGATCAGCCTGTCGCTGCGTCTGTTCGCCAACATGCTGGCCGGCCATATCGCCATGAAGGTGTTCGCCGGCTTCATCGTGATGATGACCGCCTCGGGCGTCGTCGGCTGGTTCGGCGCCGTGCTGCCGCTGTTCATGGTCGTGGCGCTCACCGCCCTCGAATTCCTGGTCGCCGCCCTGCAGGCTTACGTCTTCGCGGTGCTGACCTGCATCTATCTCAACGACGCGCTGCATCCCGGTCACTGA
- a CDS encoding F0F1 ATP synthase subunit C, with product MEAEAAKFLGAGLATLGMGLAAIGVGTIFGNFLSGALRNPSAADGQFARAFIGAALAEGLGIFSLVVALVLLFVV from the coding sequence ATGGAAGCGGAAGCCGCCAAGTTCCTCGGCGCCGGTCTCGCCACGCTCGGCATGGGCCTCGCCGCCATCGGCGTCGGTACCATCTTCGGCAACTTCCTCTCGGGCGCCCTGCGCAACCCGTCGGCGGCCGATGGCCAGTTCGCCCGCGCCTTCATCGGCGCGGCGCTCGCGGAAGGTCTCGGCATCTTCTCGCTGGTCGTCGCCCTCGTTCTGCTCTTCGTGGTCTGA
- a CDS encoding F0F1 ATP synthase subunit B, protein MSETQGPAGITVIAQAAPSGPLPAASGVEIAVPPAEAHGGGFPPFDVHTFPSQLIWLVIAFAALYVLMSRIALPRIANILEERHDRIADDIEEAGKLKAESEAAAVAYEKALASARNKAHGIATETRDKLSAESEASRKSLEAELSAKLAEAEAQIAATKTAALTNVRGIAVEAAGAIVHTLVGSTPAPQAVEDAVDAAIKN, encoded by the coding sequence ATGTCCGAGACCCAGGGTCCGGCCGGTATCACCGTCATCGCCCAAGCGGCACCTTCCGGTCCGCTTCCGGCGGCTAGCGGCGTGGAGATTGCGGTGCCCCCAGCGGAAGCGCACGGCGGCGGCTTCCCGCCCTTCGACGTCCATACCTTTCCCTCGCAGCTGATCTGGCTGGTGATCGCGTTCGCGGCGCTCTACGTGCTGATGAGCCGCATCGCCCTGCCGCGCATCGCCAACATCCTCGAAGAGCGGCACGACCGTATCGCCGACGACATCGAGGAAGCGGGCAAGCTGAAGGCCGAGAGCGAGGCTGCGGCGGTCGCCTATGAAAAGGCGCTCGCCTCCGCCCGCAACAAGGCGCACGGCATCGCCACCGAGACCCGCGACAAGCTGTCGGCCGAGTCCGAGGCGAGCCGCAAGTCGCTGGAAGCCGAACTGTCCGCCAAGCTGGCGGAAGCCGAGGCGCAGATCGCGGCCACCAAGACGGCGGCGCTGACCAATGTCCGCGGCATCGCGGTCGAGGCAGCCGGCGCCATCGTCCACACGCTCGTCGGTTCCACGCCCGCCCCGCAGGCGGTCGAGGATGCGGTCGACGCCGCCATCAAGAACTGA
- a CDS encoding ATP F0F1 synthase subunit B (Produces ATP from ADP in the presence of a proton gradient across the membrane. Subunit B is part of the membrane proton channel.), whose translation MRSTPPSRTEESTVGSDTFWVAVAFVIFMAILAKAGAFSGMLGQLDARGERIRKELEEARRLKEEAQKLVAEYKRRQREAEEEAEAIVTTAKAEAERLAAEAKQKLEDLIVRRTKMAEQKIAQAEAQALAEVRAAAADAAVKASQVLLAAHVVGDTADRLLNEAVAEVKSKLN comes from the coding sequence ATGCGGTCGACGCCGCCATCAAGAACTGAGGAGAGCACCGTGGGTAGCGATACTTTCTGGGTCGCCGTCGCCTTCGTGATCTTCATGGCGATCCTCGCCAAGGCCGGCGCCTTCTCCGGCATGCTCGGTCAGCTCGACGCGCGCGGCGAGCGGATCCGCAAGGAGCTGGAAGAGGCCCGCCGTCTGAAGGAAGAGGCGCAGAAGCTGGTCGCCGAATACAAGCGCCGCCAGCGCGAGGCGGAGGAAGAGGCCGAAGCGATCGTCACCACGGCCAAGGCCGAGGCCGAGCGTCTGGCCGCCGAGGCCAAGCAGAAGCTGGAGGACCTCATCGTCCGCCGCACCAAGATGGCCGAGCAGAAGATCGCCCAGGCCGAGGCGCAGGCCCTGGCCGAAGTGCGGGCCGCCGCTGCCGATGCCGCGGTGAAGGCGTCGCAGGTCCTGCTTGCCGCCCATGTCGTCGGCGACACCGCCGACCGGCTGCTCAACGAGGCGGTCGCCGAGGTCAAGTCGAAGCTCAACTGA